One region of Niallia sp. Man26 genomic DNA includes:
- a CDS encoding anti-repressor SinI family protein produces the protein MLNLLPVKELETIDPAELDSEWVELVLEAKRLGLTSKQVSAFLSNQKPDLK, from the coding sequence GTGTTAAATTTGTTACCAGTAAAAGAACTAGAAACGATAGATCCAGCAGAGCTAGATAGCGAGTGGGTTGAATTGGTGCTTGAAGCCAAACGCTTAGGACTTACTAGCAAACAAGTAAGTGCTTTTCTTTCCAATCAAAAACCAGATTTAAAATAG
- the galU gene encoding UTP--glucose-1-phosphate uridylyltransferase GalU, translated as MKKIRKAIIPAAGLGTRFLPATKAMPKEMLPIVDKPTIQYIVEEAVASGIEDIIIVTGKGKRSIEDHFDSANDLEWNLEAKGKDDLLNKVRFASNLADIHYIRQKEPKGLGHAVWCARNFIGDEPFAVLLGDDIVQSDVPCLKQLINQFEETQSSIIGVQQVPEEETDRYGIVDPGEKAGRRYQVKNFVEKPEKGTAPSNLAILGRYILTPEIFMFLENQKTGAGGEIQLTDAIQQLNQIQRVFAYDFEGDRYDVGEKLGFVKTTIDFALQNEEIKDEVYKFLHDRIEKTKGNKANVEQYG; from the coding sequence ATGAAGAAAATTAGGAAGGCTATCATACCAGCAGCAGGACTTGGAACTAGATTTTTGCCTGCTACAAAAGCAATGCCAAAGGAAATGCTTCCTATCGTAGACAAGCCGACTATCCAGTACATAGTAGAGGAAGCGGTCGCTTCTGGAATTGAGGACATTATTATTGTCACTGGTAAAGGAAAAAGATCAATCGAGGATCATTTTGACAGTGCCAATGATTTGGAATGGAATCTTGAAGCAAAAGGCAAAGATGATTTGCTGAATAAAGTCCGCTTTGCCTCTAATTTGGCTGATATCCATTATATCCGTCAAAAGGAGCCTAAAGGGTTGGGGCATGCAGTTTGGTGTGCAAGGAATTTCATTGGGGATGAACCTTTTGCCGTGCTCCTTGGAGACGACATTGTGCAGAGTGATGTTCCGTGCTTAAAGCAGCTGATTAATCAATTTGAGGAAACTCAGTCCTCCATCATTGGAGTTCAGCAAGTTCCAGAAGAGGAAACAGACCGATATGGCATTGTTGATCCTGGAGAGAAAGCAGGCAGAAGATATCAAGTGAAGAATTTCGTTGAGAAGCCGGAGAAAGGGACTGCGCCATCGAATTTGGCGATTTTAGGCAGATATATCCTGACACCGGAAATTTTTATGTTTTTAGAGAACCAAAAAACAGGTGCAGGCGGAGAAATTCAGTTGACTGACGCTATTCAGCAGCTGAATCAAATACAGCGCGTCTTTGCTTATGATTTTGAAGGAGACAGATATGATGTCGGTGAAAAGCTTGGCTTTGTAAAAACGACCATTGATTTTGCACTTCAGAATGAAGAAATTAAAGATGAGGTTTATAAGTTTTTACATGACAGGATAGAGAAAACGAAGGGTAATAAGGCAAATGTGGAGCAATATGGATAA
- a CDS encoding peptide ABC transporter permease: protein MTKKWNVKLVTGLFLLAVFVLIGLFGSYIAPYPADYKVKVGYMETDNGKEFVAPPLEPSEQYLFGTDKWGKDILSLILHGAKYTVFTVLIVAAVRLFAGGIAGVFGGLAANGRKRSKHGRITLLTSIPPVIIIYFIMLGININPSLSTFSLIMIQGVLMAALGVPGVYNVVYSKTAEIKENLFIMASVTLGGNKSHILKKHILPILKGDFIILYLNETIQVLHLMGQLAIFNLFFGGTVFQPDFSTYISMTNEWSGLIGQSRAFLSYTQWILIYPLLAFMLFLFSFYLISQGLSEQSRKSHRKNPYI, encoded by the coding sequence ATGACTAAGAAATGGAATGTAAAGCTTGTCACAGGTCTGTTCCTATTAGCAGTGTTTGTGCTGATTGGTTTGTTCGGTTCTTATATTGCTCCATATCCTGCTGATTATAAGGTGAAGGTAGGATACATGGAGACAGATAATGGCAAAGAATTTGTTGCTCCGCCATTAGAACCATCAGAGCAATATTTATTTGGAACAGATAAATGGGGGAAGGATATATTATCCCTTATTCTTCATGGTGCTAAATATACAGTGTTTACGGTGTTAATTGTTGCTGCAGTCCGGCTTTTTGCAGGAGGAATTGCTGGTGTATTTGGCGGATTGGCTGCAAACGGAAGAAAAAGAAGCAAGCATGGACGAATAACACTATTAACGAGTATTCCGCCTGTTATCATCATTTATTTCATTATGCTCGGAATCAATATAAACCCAAGTCTGTCAACATTCTCTCTTATTATGATACAAGGAGTGCTAATGGCAGCACTTGGAGTGCCAGGTGTGTATAATGTTGTTTATTCAAAAACAGCCGAAATAAAAGAAAATCTTTTTATTATGGCTTCCGTCACACTTGGCGGGAACAAAAGCCATATTTTAAAAAAACATATCCTGCCTATTTTAAAAGGGGATTTTATCATTCTGTATTTGAATGAAACCATTCAGGTGCTGCATTTAATGGGACAGTTGGCGATATTTAATTTGTTTTTTGGTGGAACTGTGTTTCAGCCTGATTTCTCTACTTATATCTCTATGACAAATGAATGGTCTGGGCTGATTGGGCAGTCTCGTGCGTTTCTATCTTATACACAGTGGATTCTTATATATCCTTTACTAGCTTTTATGCTATTTCTATTTTCGTTCTATTTAATCTCCCAAGGCTTAAGTGAACAAAGCAGAAAAAGCCACCGGAAGAATCCCTATATCTAA
- a CDS encoding ABC transporter permease subunit, producing MRIWKATFAQLLSLIFLLVLAAFPLVLFSGNSGEIVFNVSGVFAIIKVFFIGLFSGDSYYFTQGDRSVFIFTVIGDSFADSFYYLIIAGISVLALTFLLGIWFWKVNERFFGKVISLLGILPDFILILLLQLFVTIVYKNFGIKLAKVASFDSNDTAVLLPIITLIIIPLLYAVKALNEKTKDVLTQDYILTAIAKGVKKKDIYLYHVTANVTPYLKADLHKILAIMISNLFIVEYIFNLNGITALFFQTQAYFGYQYNLVIFCLVALFLLYGAVFFLLYMLIIFMERILKYD from the coding sequence ATGAGAATATGGAAGGCAACCTTTGCCCAATTGCTCAGCCTCATTTTCTTGCTTGTGCTTGCTGCATTTCCTCTTGTTTTGTTCAGTGGGAACAGTGGAGAAATTGTATTTAATGTTTCTGGAGTTTTTGCCATCATAAAAGTTTTTTTCATAGGATTGTTTAGCGGAGATTCCTATTATTTTACCCAAGGAGATCGGTCTGTTTTTATCTTTACTGTTATCGGGGACAGTTTTGCCGATTCTTTTTATTATTTAATAATTGCCGGTATCAGTGTGCTTGCACTGACTTTTCTGCTCGGAATATGGTTTTGGAAGGTGAACGAACGCTTTTTTGGCAAGGTAATCAGCCTGCTAGGTATATTGCCTGATTTTATCCTTATATTGCTGCTGCAGCTGTTCGTAACCATTGTATATAAAAACTTTGGTATTAAGCTTGCTAAAGTGGCTTCCTTTGATTCGAATGATACAGCAGTTCTGCTGCCAATTATCACTTTGATTATTATTCCGCTGTTGTATGCCGTTAAAGCGTTAAATGAAAAAACAAAGGATGTGCTGACACAGGATTATATTCTTACAGCGATTGCTAAAGGGGTTAAGAAAAAGGATATTTACTTGTACCATGTTACAGCGAATGTGACCCCTTATTTAAAAGCAGATTTGCATAAAATTTTGGCAATTATGATCAGCAATTTATTCATTGTAGAATATATCTTTAACCTGAACGGGATAACGGCCTTGTTCTTTCAGACACAAGCTTATTTTGGCTATCAGTATAATTTGGTCATATTTTGCCTGGTAGCTTTGTTCTTGTTATATGGAGCAGTTTTTTTCCTGCTGTACATGCTTATTATTTTTATGGAAAGGATCTTGAAGTATGACTAA
- the ssb gene encoding single-stranded DNA-binding protein translates to MINQVTLVGRLTRDPELKLTQGGTSVTNILLAVQRNYRNQAGEYEADFIPCIFWNKAAENIVHYCRKGFMIALIGRIQTRNYENEEGKRVYVTEVVAEYVRFLEPKNQEQLIPT, encoded by the coding sequence TTGATAAATCAGGTCACATTAGTAGGGAGATTGACCCGTGATCCTGAACTGAAGCTAACACAAGGAGGTACTTCTGTCACTAATATTTTGCTTGCAGTTCAGCGAAACTATCGCAATCAAGCAGGTGAGTACGAAGCAGATTTCATTCCGTGCATTTTCTGGAACAAAGCAGCAGAAAATATCGTCCATTACTGCCGCAAAGGCTTTATGATAGCCTTAATCGGGAGAATCCAGACGAGAAACTATGAAAATGAAGAAGGAAAAAGAGTTTATGTGACGGAAGTGGTTGCAGAATATGTTCGGTTTTTGGAACCGAAAAATCAAGAGCAGCTCATTCCAACATGA
- a CDS encoding phospho-sugar mutase encodes MVYQDIVAKWASFEDLEPNLKAQLLELQKSEKLLEDSFYKHLEFGTGGMRGELGPGINRMNIYTVRKAAQGLGKYILEQGKEAMERGVAVAYDSRHQSPEFALEVAKVVGKLGIKSYVFEELRPTPELSFAVRHLNTFAGVVITASHNPPEYNGFKAYGEDGGQLPPEAADVIIKYVNAVEDELTIEVLEESELLEQGLLTYIGADVDAAYVEQLKTIQLNKLPEAEDLKIVFTPLHGTANKPVRAGLHAFGFGNVTVVKEQELPDANFSTVKSPNPEEHAAFEIAIRYGKEIDADILLGTDPDADRLGVAVKDLTGEYTVLTGNQLGALMLEYLLSEKKAKGILPENGIVIKTIVTSEIGRTIAEAYGIPTLDTLTGFKFIGEKIKEFEQTNQHTFLFGYEESYGYLIGDFVRDKDAVQSAIFAAEVAAYYKAKGMTLFEGLLAIFEKYGFYQEGLESLTLKGKDGAEQISYIMDTFRQDPISEVSGLQVVAIEDYQTSKRTENVKEILIDLPKSNVIKYYLEDGSWFCLRPSGTEPKAKFYFSVTSSSLEESQGKLAQLKAGVMDKVQAVIASYEQ; translated from the coding sequence ATGGTTTATCAAGATATAGTAGCAAAATGGGCTAGTTTTGAAGATTTAGAGCCAAATTTAAAAGCGCAATTGCTGGAATTGCAAAAATCTGAAAAACTGCTCGAGGATAGCTTTTACAAGCATTTAGAATTTGGCACTGGCGGAATGCGCGGCGAACTTGGCCCCGGCATCAACCGCATGAACATCTATACAGTGCGTAAAGCTGCCCAAGGATTGGGAAAATACATACTAGAACAAGGCAAAGAGGCGATGGAGCGCGGTGTGGCAGTAGCATATGACTCCCGTCACCAATCACCAGAATTTGCGTTGGAAGTTGCAAAAGTAGTGGGCAAGCTTGGTATCAAATCCTATGTATTCGAAGAGCTCCGCCCAACACCTGAGCTATCATTTGCAGTGCGCCACCTTAATACATTTGCTGGTGTCGTTATCACTGCAAGCCATAATCCGCCTGAATATAATGGCTTTAAAGCATATGGGGAAGATGGTGGGCAGCTGCCTCCGGAAGCCGCAGATGTGATTATTAAATATGTAAACGCAGTAGAAGATGAGCTTACAATCGAAGTGCTCGAAGAGTCTGAGCTATTAGAACAAGGCTTATTGACATATATCGGAGCTGACGTTGATGCAGCTTATGTGGAACAGCTGAAAACTATTCAGCTTAACAAGCTTCCAGAAGCGGAAGATTTGAAAATCGTCTTCACACCGCTGCACGGTACGGCGAATAAGCCTGTGCGCGCAGGACTACATGCATTTGGCTTCGGCAATGTAACAGTTGTTAAGGAGCAAGAGCTGCCAGATGCAAACTTCTCTACAGTAAAATCTCCAAACCCGGAAGAGCATGCTGCATTTGAAATTGCTATCCGTTATGGAAAAGAAATTGATGCAGATATTCTTTTAGGAACAGATCCAGATGCAGACCGCCTTGGTGTTGCTGTGAAGGACTTAACAGGAGAATATACAGTTCTTACTGGTAACCAATTAGGAGCGTTAATGCTTGAGTACTTGCTGTCAGAGAAAAAAGCAAAAGGTATTCTGCCTGAAAATGGTATTGTTATTAAAACAATCGTAACATCTGAAATTGGAAGAACAATTGCAGAAGCATATGGTATCCCAACATTAGATACATTGACTGGCTTCAAATTCATTGGAGAAAAAATCAAAGAATTTGAACAAACTAATCAGCATACTTTCCTATTTGGATATGAGGAAAGCTATGGTTACTTGATTGGTGATTTCGTACGCGATAAAGATGCTGTGCAGTCAGCAATCTTTGCGGCAGAAGTTGCGGCGTATTACAAAGCAAAAGGCATGACATTGTTTGAAGGCTTGCTTGCAATCTTTGAAAAATACGGCTTCTACCAAGAAGGACTTGAATCTCTAACTCTTAAAGGAAAAGATGGCGCGGAGCAAATCTCTTACATTATGGATACATTCCGTCAAGATCCTATTTCTGAAGTGAGCGGGCTGCAAGTTGTTGCAATCGAAGATTATCAGACAAGCAAACGTACGGAGAATGTGAAGGAAATCCTAATCGATCTTCCAAAATCCAATGTTATTAAATACTATTTAGAAGACGGCTCATGGTTCTGCCTGCGTCCATCAGGAACGGAACCAAAAGCTAAATTCTATTTCAGTGTTACTAGCTCTTCTCTTGAAGAAAGCCAAGGGAAGCTGGCTCAGCTGAAAGCTGGCGTTATGGATAAAGTCCAAGCAGTAATCGCATCTTACGAACAATAA